In one Rugosibacter aromaticivorans genomic region, the following are encoded:
- a CDS encoding porin, translated as MVQHGKRAVVFSILAGLSGAAAAQSAVTLYGVADATFDVIHVTDGKTTANNPSFNRVSSNGSRLGFKGAENLGNGLTAIFQFESNANFDKGGALDTNRDNFVGIASPWGVFVLGNATGPTRALAEAVDVNVDSDGIASNRAIVGKLGGVFDDGKIRTGTRSGPSMWDVRFKNGIGYMSPVFSGLQVILSWQTPEDKTETPGMRFRPIAFDSGVKYVNGRWLAGVGYGKLSERNETGFPGLGPGGLAGLGMDEKLDELRVAGKYEGDQFSVRGLFGQATAKGSLGKIKQNTWGVGATYQVMANGKLTSQYYRARDISGSAVGAATSPYLSGEDTGAKFYSVGFEYSLSKRTLLKAHYAALRNDAKTGTNTSGRGGYDFGNGYASENSGVTIGDDVKLSGFQFGIRHTF; from the coding sequence ATGGTGCAGCACGGTAAAAGAGCGGTAGTTTTTTCTATTCTGGCGGGTTTATCTGGCGCAGCCGCGGCGCAATCGGCGGTCACATTGTATGGCGTGGCGGATGCCACGTTTGATGTGATCCATGTCACCGATGGCAAAACGACGGCTAACAACCCCAGCTTCAACCGCGTTTCCAGCAATGGCTCGCGCCTCGGTTTCAAGGGCGCTGAAAACCTGGGCAATGGCCTGACGGCGATATTTCAATTCGAGTCCAATGCAAATTTCGATAAAGGCGGGGCACTGGATACCAACCGCGATAATTTCGTGGGGATTGCGAGCCCCTGGGGTGTGTTCGTTCTGGGCAACGCGACCGGCCCCACCCGGGCACTGGCCGAAGCCGTGGATGTGAATGTGGATAGCGATGGTATTGCGAGCAATCGTGCCATTGTGGGTAAATTGGGCGGGGTCTTTGATGATGGCAAGATCAGGACAGGTACGCGTTCAGGTCCGTCGATGTGGGATGTTCGCTTCAAAAACGGGATCGGCTATATGTCACCGGTTTTTAGCGGCTTGCAAGTCATTCTGTCCTGGCAAACGCCGGAAGATAAAACGGAAACTCCGGGTATGCGGTTTCGGCCGATCGCTTTTGATTCCGGGGTGAAATATGTTAACGGTCGCTGGTTGGCAGGTGTCGGCTATGGCAAACTCTCCGAACGCAATGAGACCGGTTTCCCCGGTTTGGGCCCCGGTGGATTGGCCGGCTTGGGGATGGATGAAAAGCTGGATGAATTACGCGTTGCAGGCAAGTATGAGGGCGATCAGTTCAGTGTGCGCGGGCTTTTTGGCCAGGCAACAGCCAAAGGCAGCCTGGGGAAAATCAAGCAAAATACCTGGGGTGTTGGCGCAACGTATCAGGTGATGGCAAACGGCAAATTGACGAGCCAGTATTATCGCGCCAGGGATATTTCCGGCAGTGCGGTAGGTGCTGCGACATCACCTTACTTGTCGGGTGAGGATACCGGCGCGAAGTTTTATTCTGTTGGCTTCGAGTATTCGTTATCCAAACGTACGCTACTCAAGGCGCACTATGCGGCTTTGCGCAATGATGCAAAAACAGGGACGAATACCAGCGGTCGTGGCGGTTATGATTTTGGCAACGGGTATGCCAGTGAAAATTCCGGGGTGACGATCGGAGATGATGTCAAGTTATCCGGCTTTCAGTTTGGCATCAGACATACTTTCTGA
- the ruvX gene encoding Holliday junction resolvase RuvX, producing the protein MHDETLLAFDFGLQRIGVALGEIRLGQARALTCIAHEANAARFNAISQLITEWQPVRLLVGRPLNEDGSAHDMTARCTRFANQLRGRFALPVEEVDERFSSIEADATLRQTPDAPSYQHRLSLNPYLDWQERKAQIDAEAARVILQSWLETHVHQAA; encoded by the coding sequence ATGCATGACGAAACACTGCTGGCCTTTGATTTTGGTCTTCAACGGATTGGCGTGGCTCTCGGCGAAATCCGTCTGGGCCAGGCACGCGCGCTCACCTGCATTGCCCATGAAGCCAATGCCGCACGCTTTAATGCGATCAGCCAGCTGATCACCGAGTGGCAACCCGTGCGCCTCTTGGTTGGCCGACCACTCAATGAAGATGGCAGCGCACACGACATGACGGCGCGTTGCACCCGCTTTGCCAATCAACTGCGCGGTCGTTTTGCTCTGCCTGTGGAAGAAGTCGATGAACGCTTCAGCTCGATCGAAGCCGATGCCACGCTCAGACAAACACCCGACGCGCCGTCTTACCAGCACCGGCTTTCTTTGAATCCGTATCTGGACTGGCAAGAACGCAAAGCCCAAATCGATGCTGAAGCCGCGCGCGTCATTTTACAAAGCTGGCTGGAAACCCATGTCCATCAAGCGGCCTGA
- a CDS encoding TorF family putative porin: MRKSLLAFAVAGAFALPTLVMADEPAAPASPWTVTTNVYGVSDYYFRGITQTWHKPAIQGGVDVAHSSGWYAGLWGSNVSNNQYPGGSGLEFDYYGGYNGKINDDWGWTAGGHGYYYPGADFNKAAVPFASEKFNSFEANIGASYKFMSVKYSYFLTDWFGLTKNTGFTDDSKGTSYLEFNLAYEFMPTYTVNFHAAHTDVNTKTLGGLDPSYSDYLVGVTKAFNAGWVGSLAYVKANYKDSSFYKPTFSFANRDTLSDPGSSRVILSVGRVF; the protein is encoded by the coding sequence ATGCGTAAATCCCTACTCGCCTTTGCAGTCGCCGGAGCCTTTGCACTCCCTACCCTGGTCATGGCCGATGAGCCAGCCGCACCAGCCTCGCCGTGGACTGTCACCACAAATGTGTATGGTGTCAGCGACTATTACTTCCGTGGTATTACCCAAACATGGCACAAACCCGCTATTCAGGGTGGCGTTGATGTCGCTCATAGCAGCGGCTGGTATGCCGGTCTGTGGGGCTCCAATGTTAGCAACAACCAGTATCCTGGCGGTTCTGGACTGGAGTTTGATTACTATGGCGGCTACAACGGAAAAATCAATGACGATTGGGGCTGGACTGCCGGCGGTCACGGCTATTACTACCCAGGCGCCGATTTCAACAAGGCTGCGGTGCCCTTTGCCAGCGAGAAATTTAATTCGTTCGAAGCGAACATTGGTGCGTCCTACAAGTTCATGAGCGTCAAGTATTCCTACTTCCTCACGGACTGGTTCGGTCTCACCAAGAATACTGGATTTACTGATGATTCCAAAGGCACCAGCTATCTCGAATTCAACCTCGCTTATGAGTTCATGCCAACGTATACCGTCAACTTTCATGCCGCGCACACCGACGTGAATACCAAAACACTGGGTGGACTTGATCCAAGCTACAGCGACTATCTGGTTGGAGTTACCAAGGCGTTCAACGCCGGATGGGTTGGCTCTTTGGCCTATGTTAAAGCCAACTACAAGGATAGCTCGTTCTACAAGCCGACGTTCTCGTTCGCAAATAGAGATACCCTTTCCGATCCGGGTAGCAGCCGCGTCATTCTCTCAGTCGGTCGCGTATTCTGA
- a CDS encoding ammonium transporter: MKKLLAVLLATCAIGAGNLAWADDKPAEATAATTATAPAVDTATAVAPAAAPAIAAVAAPAPAEAAPAPAPSPNKGDTAWMLMSTALVLLMSVPALALFYGGLVRTKNMLSVLMQVFVVFSLITVLWCIYGYSLAFTEGSGATSPFIGGFDRLFLKGTFDAVTGVFALGATFSKATPMYELVFVAFQSTFAAITVCLIFGSLVERVKFSAILIFSVIWFTISYLPIAHMVWFWPGPDAYTAANVVDATNAKAGLLWQWGALDFAGGTVVHINAGVAGLVGAFVLGKRIGFGKEALSPHSLTMTMIGASLLWFGWFGFNAGSALEANGSAALAFMNTYLATACAVLSWMFTEWLFKGKPSMLGAASGAVAGLVAITPAAGNVGIPGAFVIGLLVGPLCFWGVTGLKKMLRVDDALDVFGVHALGGIFGALMTGIFNSPRLGGPGFYNNWFEMKPGYGAILDQLIIQAKAVGVTVVWTAVAAFIAFKIADIIVGLRVSEDEEREGLDITSHGEAAYHD; the protein is encoded by the coding sequence ATGAAAAAACTACTCGCTGTTTTGCTGGCAACCTGCGCTATTGGTGCTGGCAACCTGGCATGGGCAGACGACAAGCCCGCCGAAGCTACCGCAGCTACTACCGCGACGGCACCTGCTGTTGATACCGCCACTGCCGTGGCACCTGCGGCAGCACCTGCCATCGCAGCAGTTGCAGCACCTGCCCCTGCTGAAGCTGCTCCAGCACCGGCACCGTCTCCCAATAAAGGCGATACAGCCTGGATGCTGATGTCGACAGCGCTCGTGCTGTTGATGTCTGTACCCGCGCTGGCTTTGTTCTATGGCGGCCTGGTGCGCACCAAGAACATGCTCTCGGTGCTCATGCAAGTGTTCGTGGTGTTCTCGCTGATTACCGTGCTGTGGTGCATATATGGCTACAGCTTGGCGTTTACTGAGGGCAGTGGCGCCACCAGCCCATTTATCGGCGGCTTTGATCGACTATTCCTCAAAGGCACGTTTGATGCTGTGACCGGCGTATTTGCCCTGGGCGCCACGTTCAGCAAGGCCACACCGATGTACGAGCTGGTATTCGTTGCCTTTCAGTCCACATTTGCGGCCATCACGGTTTGCCTGATTTTTGGCTCACTGGTCGAGCGCGTTAAATTTTCGGCGATCCTTATTTTCTCGGTAATCTGGTTCACGATCAGCTACCTACCGATCGCTCATATGGTCTGGTTCTGGCCTGGCCCGGATGCTTACACCGCAGCGAACGTCGTCGACGCGACCAACGCCAAGGCTGGCTTGCTCTGGCAGTGGGGCGCGCTCGACTTCGCAGGCGGGACGGTGGTGCATATCAACGCAGGCGTCGCCGGTCTGGTTGGCGCTTTCGTTCTGGGCAAGCGTATTGGTTTCGGCAAGGAGGCTCTGTCGCCGCACAGCCTGACGATGACCATGATCGGCGCCTCGCTGCTGTGGTTTGGCTGGTTCGGTTTCAACGCCGGTTCTGCCCTGGAAGCCAATGGCTCTGCTGCGCTGGCTTTCATGAATACCTATCTGGCCACAGCCTGCGCGGTGCTGTCCTGGATGTTTACCGAATGGCTCTTCAAAGGCAAACCCTCCATGCTGGGCGCAGCTTCCGGCGCGGTTGCAGGTCTTGTGGCAATCACACCGGCTGCAGGTAACGTAGGTATCCCGGGCGCCTTCGTGATCGGCCTTCTGGTGGGCCCACTTTGCTTCTGGGGTGTTACCGGCCTGAAGAAAATGTTGCGGGTTGATGATGCGCTTGATGTCTTCGGGGTGCACGCTTTAGGTGGTATCTTCGGTGCGCTGATGACCGGCATCTTCAACTCGCCCCGTCTGGGTGGCCCCGGGTTCTACAACAACTGGTTCGAGATGAAACCGGGGTACGGCGCCATTCTTGACCAGCTCATCATCCAGGCCAAAGCGGTCGGCGTCACGGTGGTATGGACAGCGGTGGCGGCATTTATTGCCTTCAAAATCGCGGATATCATTGTCGGTCTGCGTGTTTCCGAAGATGAAGAGCGCGAAGGGCTGGATATTACCTCGCACGGCGAGGCGGCTTATCACGACTAA
- a CDS encoding YqgE/AlgH family protein encodes MTDYNTAIAMETTCLVNHFLIAMPAMDDPHFSRTLTYICEHNVEGAVGIVVNRPLDMRLGELFDRVAIPLEEGLPAQCFADLPVYAGGPVQTDRGFVLHRTTRQWQSSLKVTDDMALTSSRDILQAMGSTGQPSDVLVTLGYAGWIAGQLEWELAQNTWLTVEASPHILFDVPSEERLASAMQLLGVDFVNLSEVAGHA; translated from the coding sequence ATGACAGATTACAATACTGCCATTGCCATGGAAACCACATGCCTCGTTAATCACTTTCTCATCGCCATGCCCGCCATGGACGACCCGCATTTTTCGCGCACGCTAACTTACATTTGCGAGCACAACGTGGAAGGTGCCGTGGGCATTGTCGTTAACCGGCCGCTTGATATGCGCCTGGGCGAACTTTTTGATCGCGTCGCCATTCCCCTCGAAGAAGGCTTGCCCGCACAGTGCTTTGCTGATTTGCCCGTGTACGCCGGCGGCCCGGTGCAGACTGACCGCGGGTTTGTTCTTCACCGCACCACAAGGCAATGGCAAAGCTCGCTCAAGGTGACGGATGACATGGCGCTCACCAGCTCACGCGATATCTTGCAAGCCATGGGCAGCACCGGCCAGCCGAGCGACGTGCTGGTCACCCTGGGCTATGCCGGATGGATAGCGGGCCAGCTGGAATGGGAGCTCGCGCAAAACACTTGGCTGACTGTAGAAGCATCCCCGCATATTTTGTTTGATGTGCCAAGTGAAGAGCGCCTTGCGTCAGCGATGCAATTGCTGGGCGTTGACTTTGTCAACCTGTCCGAGGTCGCCGGCCATGCATGA
- a CDS encoding YifB family Mg chelatase-like AAA ATPase gives MALAVLRSRALAGLSAPEVTVEVHLTGGLPAFTLVGLPDTEVKEARDRVRAAIQNCGFEFPQRRITVNLAPADLPKESGRFDLPIALGVLIASGQLKAPTLDDYEFAGELALSGELRAIRGALAMCATMQRDATARRAFILPTDSAPEAALIADMTILPAKNLLQVCAHLSGRETIASRAVSPAPTFAHYPDLAEVKGQAPAKRALEVAAAGGHSLLMSGPPGAGKSMLAQRLPGLLPPMTDDEALAAAAVHSLAGLFKLEHWGQRAFRAPHHSASTAALVGGGSVPRPGEISLAHNGTLFLDELPEFQRGVLEALREPLETGHIHIARAARRAEFPARFQLIAAMNPCPCGYLGHPSGKCRCTPDQVARYRGKLSGPLLDRIDLMVDVPAISEAELSSRAAGETSAIVRARVMDARDWQLQRQGKPNAQLTPDEIAKFATPDVAGAKLLAQAMAQLSLSARGYHRILKVARSIADLASAPAINAAHIAEAIHYRRGLSG, from the coding sequence ATGGCGCTAGCAGTTCTTCGTTCGCGAGCGTTAGCGGGGTTATCGGCGCCGGAAGTCACCGTCGAAGTGCATTTGACGGGCGGGCTGCCCGCTTTCACCCTCGTTGGTTTGCCCGATACAGAAGTCAAAGAAGCGCGCGATCGGGTGCGCGCGGCCATTCAAAATTGCGGGTTTGAGTTTCCCCAGCGGCGCATCACGGTGAACCTTGCCCCGGCCGACCTACCCAAAGAATCCGGCCGATTTGATTTACCCATTGCCTTAGGGGTCTTGATTGCGTCCGGACAGCTCAAAGCGCCCACCCTTGATGACTACGAATTTGCAGGTGAGCTGGCGCTCTCTGGCGAGTTGCGCGCTATTCGCGGCGCTTTGGCGATGTGCGCCACCATGCAGCGCGATGCAACCGCACGACGCGCTTTCATCTTGCCAACAGATAGTGCACCAGAGGCCGCATTGATCGCGGATATGACCATTCTGCCCGCAAAAAATCTGCTCCAGGTGTGCGCGCATCTCTCCGGACGGGAAACGATCGCCTCCCGCGCTGTATCACCAGCGCCGACTTTTGCGCATTATCCCGATCTCGCCGAGGTCAAGGGCCAGGCGCCGGCCAAGCGCGCACTCGAAGTGGCGGCTGCAGGCGGACACAGCCTGCTCATGAGTGGCCCGCCCGGCGCAGGTAAATCCATGCTGGCGCAACGCTTGCCGGGTTTGCTGCCGCCCATGACGGACGACGAAGCACTGGCTGCGGCCGCCGTGCATTCTTTGGCAGGACTCTTCAAACTCGAACACTGGGGACAGCGCGCCTTTCGTGCGCCGCATCATTCCGCCTCAACGGCCGCGTTGGTCGGTGGTGGCAGTGTGCCGCGCCCGGGCGAGATTTCGCTGGCACATAACGGCACGTTGTTTCTTGATGAACTGCCCGAGTTTCAGCGCGGCGTGCTCGAAGCCCTGCGCGAGCCGCTGGAAACCGGGCATATCCATATTGCACGCGCTGCGCGGCGGGCTGAGTTTCCCGCACGCTTTCAGCTTATTGCGGCAATGAACCCATGCCCTTGCGGTTACTTGGGGCATCCTTCCGGAAAATGCCGTTGCACGCCAGATCAAGTGGCACGCTATCGCGGCAAACTCTCCGGGCCGTTGCTGGATCGGATTGATCTGATGGTGGACGTGCCGGCCATTTCGGAGGCGGAATTATCCTCGCGAGCCGCCGGTGAAACCTCCGCGATTGTACGCGCACGGGTGATGGATGCGCGGGATTGGCAATTGCAGCGCCAGGGCAAGCCGAATGCGCAACTTACCCCCGACGAGATTGCCAAGTTTGCTACGCCGGATGTCGCCGGGGCAAAGCTGCTTGCCCAGGCCATGGCGCAGCTTTCATTGTCAGCGCGCGGCTATCACCGCATCCTCAAGGTAGCGCGCAGCATTGCGGATCTTGCGTCAGCACCAGCGATTAACGCAGCTCACATTGCCGAAGCCATCCACTATCGGCGCGGGTTGAGCGGCTAG
- a CDS encoding cryptochrome/photolyase family protein: MTSALVWFRRDLRTYDHAALFHALKAHDQVYCVFVFDSTMLAKLPRSDRRVEFILRAVVEVAEALRRMGGALIILQGDPCDEIPKLAARLGVQAVYANRDYEPAALQRDAAVEGNIRRLAEVEFFLFKDQVIFDCDEVLTQQRTPFSVFTPYKNAWLKRLSPFYLQAYPVERYAAHLAIPDAVLPAPTLSELGFLPADLASLPLPTGMRGARRLFLAFTERLDHYASDRDFPAVNGTSTLSAHLRFGTVSIRQLTGYAQSQSGRGAATWLSELIWRDFYHMILWHHPHVVTQAFKPAMETLVWDDAPDLLAAWQQGKTGYPLVDAAMRQLMHTGFMHNRLRMVTASFLTKDLGVDWRLGERWFAEKLLDFDLAANNGGWQWAASTGCDAQPWFRIFNPVTQSEKFDPQGHFIRRYVPEILSLPNQFIHAPWKMNASQQAACGVLLGRDYPLPVVDHAVARERTLQRFSTVRK, from the coding sequence ATGACATCCGCACTTGTCTGGTTTCGCCGCGATTTACGCACTTATGATCATGCCGCGCTTTTTCATGCGCTAAAAGCCCATGACCAGGTGTATTGCGTGTTTGTTTTTGATTCTACGATGCTTGCCAAGCTGCCACGATCCGACCGGCGGGTAGAGTTTATTTTGCGTGCCGTAGTCGAGGTTGCCGAAGCGCTGCGCCGCATGGGCGGAGCGCTCATCATTTTGCAGGGCGACCCGTGCGATGAAATTCCAAAGCTTGCGGCAAGGCTCGGTGTTCAGGCGGTGTACGCTAATCGGGACTACGAACCCGCAGCGCTGCAACGCGATGCGGCCGTTGAAGGCAATATCCGCCGTCTCGCCGAAGTTGAATTTTTCTTGTTCAAGGACCAAGTCATTTTTGACTGCGATGAAGTGCTCACGCAGCAGCGCACGCCATTTTCGGTGTTTACGCCATATAAAAATGCCTGGTTAAAGCGGCTGTCCCCGTTTTATTTGCAGGCATATCCGGTGGAACGCTATGCTGCACACCTGGCTATTCCGGACGCCGTATTGCCAGCGCCGACTTTATCGGAACTGGGCTTTCTTCCGGCCGACCTGGCCAGCTTGCCTTTGCCCACCGGCATGCGCGGTGCGCGTCGTTTATTTCTCGCGTTCACTGAGCGCCTGGATCACTATGCAAGCGATCGAGATTTTCCGGCAGTGAATGGCACGTCAACCCTTTCAGCGCATCTGCGCTTTGGTACGGTGTCCATCCGCCAACTGACCGGCTATGCGCAAAGCCAGTCGGGCCGGGGGGCTGCAACATGGTTGTCCGAACTGATCTGGCGCGACTTTTATCACATGATTCTTTGGCATCATCCGCATGTCGTCACGCAGGCGTTCAAGCCTGCAATGGAGACGCTGGTGTGGGATGACGCGCCTGATCTCTTAGCGGCATGGCAACAAGGAAAAACCGGATATCCGCTAGTGGATGCCGCGATGCGCCAACTCATGCACACAGGGTTTATGCACAACCGGCTACGCATGGTGACAGCTTCTTTTTTGACCAAAGACTTGGGGGTAGACTGGCGGCTGGGAGAAAGATGGTTCGCTGAAAAGCTGCTTGATTTTGATCTCGCCGCAAACAATGGCGGCTGGCAATGGGCAGCTTCCACGGGTTGTGATGCGCAGCCGTGGTTCCGTATTTTCAACCCCGTGACGCAATCTGAAAAATTTGATCCGCAGGGCCATTTTATTCGTCGTTATGTGCCAGAGATTCTATCGCTTCCGAATCAGTTCATTCATGCTCCATGGAAAATGAATGCGTCACAACAAGCAGCATGCGGCGTGTTACTAGGCCGCGATTATCCGTTGCCCGTGGTCGACCATGCCGTCGCCCGAGAACGTACTTTGCAGCGATTTTCTACCGTGAGGAAATAA
- the glnK gene encoding P-II family nitrogen regulator, with the protein MKLITAIIKPFKLDEVREALATVGVQGITVTEVKGFGRQKGHTELYRGAEYVVDFLPKVKVEAAVGDEMVDQVVEALEKSARTGKIGDGKIFVYSLEQVIRIRTGETGEAAL; encoded by the coding sequence ATGAAACTAATCACCGCCATCATCAAGCCATTCAAACTTGATGAAGTGCGTGAAGCCTTGGCCACTGTGGGTGTGCAAGGCATCACCGTCACTGAAGTCAAAGGCTTTGGCAGGCAAAAGGGGCATACCGAGCTGTATCGCGGCGCGGAATATGTCGTCGATTTTCTACCCAAGGTCAAAGTGGAAGCCGCCGTAGGCGACGAGATGGTTGATCAAGTGGTCGAGGCACTCGAAAAGTCTGCCCGGACAGGGAAAATTGGCGATGGCAAGATTTTCGTCTACAGCCTGGAACAAGTCATCCGCATCCGCACCGGTGAAACCGGTGAGGCTGCCCTTTAA
- a CDS encoding peroxiredoxin: MINKNLHQSMHPSNMVDTVRFMYRRFFSVRCLMVVCLGVIGGLSFLHALPAHAEVPAVGAMAPSFTLPDQHGKMWRLKDLRGQWVVLYFYPKDDTPGCTQEACQFRDDLQALTALGAQIVGVSVDDSASHKKFADKYHLPFPLLADQDAAVARSYGALSDLLVVKYAKRYTFLVDPQGKIVKAYLQVDTSRHSKEIVDDLTRLVRIKK, from the coding sequence ATGATCAATAAAAACTTGCACCAGTCCATGCACCCATCAAATATGGTCGATACAGTGCGCTTTATGTACCGACGTTTCTTTTCAGTGCGATGCCTTATGGTCGTCTGCCTTGGCGTTATCGGTGGACTGAGTTTTCTGCATGCGTTGCCTGCACATGCCGAGGTACCGGCCGTCGGCGCGATGGCACCAAGCTTTACGCTGCCCGATCAGCATGGCAAAATGTGGCGGCTCAAGGATCTGCGCGGCCAATGGGTAGTGCTCTACTTTTATCCTAAGGATGATACGCCGGGCTGCACGCAGGAAGCCTGCCAATTTCGAGATGATTTGCAGGCATTGACAGCACTCGGTGCGCAAATTGTTGGCGTGAGTGTGGATGATTCGGCATCCCACAAAAAATTTGCTGACAAATACCATCTGCCATTTCCCCTATTGGCAGATCAGGATGCGGCTGTCGCACGCAGTTATGGTGCGCTGTCTGACTTGCTGGTTGTCAAGTACGCCAAGCGTTACACGTTCCTGGTTGATCCGCAGGGCAAGATTGTCAAAGCCTATCTTCAGGTGGATACATCACGCCACTCAAAAGAGATCGTGGACGATTTAACGCGGCTGGTGCGCATAAAAAAATAA
- a CDS encoding accessory factor UbiK family protein: MLNSKLLDEVSTRVSALLAASPISDVEKNLRALLVSFFAKLDLVTREEFDVQREVLTRTSEKLAALEKRVAELEAARAGEQK, from the coding sequence ATGCTCAACTCCAAACTGCTCGATGAAGTGTCCACTCGCGTTAGCGCTTTGCTGGCCGCTAGTCCGATAAGTGATGTCGAAAAGAATCTGCGCGCCCTGCTCGTCAGTTTTTTTGCCAAACTTGATCTGGTCACGCGTGAAGAGTTCGACGTGCAGCGTGAAGTGCTTACCCGCACGTCCGAAAAGCTTGCCGCACTTGAGAAGCGTGTCGCTGAGCTTGAAGCGGCGCGTGCTGGTGAACAGAAATAA
- a CDS encoding 2-hydroxyacid dehydrogenase: MKPKVLVTRKFFPELVVRLQEHFEVDDHASNEALDPVELKARLADKAGVLLSVADPLTAESIAAAPQLRAACNVGVGYNNIDVAACTRAGIMVTNTPDVLTETTADLTWALLMAVSRRLPMAERWLREGHWGAWRYDLWLGTDVHHATLGIFGMGRIGQALARRAAGFGMKTIYHNRARLPADIEAQHNATWVDKETLLREADFVVLLLPYSPVVQHYIGAAELSLMKPTAHLVNVARGGIVDDAALITALRERRICGAGVDVFEGEPKFNPDFLALDNVVLTPHIGSASYQARMAMGMRAVDNLIEALTGKRPRDCVNSEVFAAA; encoded by the coding sequence ATGAAGCCGAAGGTGCTTGTTACACGCAAATTTTTTCCTGAATTGGTCGTGCGGCTACAGGAGCATTTTGAGGTGGATGACCATGCCAGTAACGAAGCGCTTGACCCCGTTGAATTAAAAGCACGGCTGGCGGATAAGGCGGGTGTATTGCTGTCGGTGGCTGACCCACTAACCGCCGAGAGTATCGCTGCCGCGCCGCAATTACGTGCTGCGTGCAATGTGGGGGTGGGCTATAACAACATTGATGTTGCTGCGTGCACGCGGGCGGGCATCATGGTGACTAACACGCCGGACGTATTGACGGAAACAACAGCCGATCTCACCTGGGCATTGCTGATGGCGGTGTCAAGGCGGTTGCCGATGGCCGAACGCTGGTTGCGCGAAGGTCATTGGGGTGCGTGGCGTTATGACCTCTGGCTAGGTACGGATGTGCACCACGCCACCTTAGGTATTTTTGGCATGGGGCGGATTGGCCAAGCCTTGGCGCGTCGAGCGGCCGGGTTTGGTATGAAAACGATTTATCACAATCGCGCTCGCCTGCCTGCTGACATCGAGGCTCAACACAACGCCACGTGGGTGGATAAAGAAACACTCCTGCGCGAAGCAGATTTTGTTGTTCTGCTTTTACCCTATTCGCCCGTCGTGCAGCATTACATTGGGGCGGCTGAGTTGAGTTTGATGAAGCCGACAGCGCATCTCGTCAATGTGGCGCGCGGAGGGATTGTGGATGACGCGGCTTTAATTACGGCGTTACGCGAGCGCCGAATTTGTGGCGCAGGAGTCGATGTGTTTGAGGGGGAGCCGAAGTTCAACCCGGATTTTCTTGCACTGGATAATGTAGTTCTCACACCGCACATTGGCTCGGCGTCTTATCAGGCACGGATGGCAATGGGTATGCGTGCCGTGGATAATTTAATTGAGGCATTAACTGGTAAACGTCCGCGTGACTGTGTTAACTCCGAAGTGTTTGCGGCCGCATAA
- the mscL gene encoding large conductance mechanosensitive channel protein MscL has protein sequence MVMMQEFRDFAIKGNVMDLAVGVIIGGAFGKIVDSLVKDIIMPLIGKVIGNVNFTEMFIQLSPPAKAVEGAATYESLTKAGASLLAYGNFLTILINFLILAFVIFQMIKMVNRLKGPAPAETPAVTPEDIVLLREIRDNLKK, from the coding sequence ATGGTCATGATGCAAGAGTTTCGCGATTTCGCGATCAAGGGCAACGTCATGGATTTGGCTGTCGGCGTCATCATTGGTGGCGCATTTGGCAAGATTGTGGATTCACTCGTCAAAGACATCATCATGCCATTGATCGGCAAAGTCATTGGCAATGTCAATTTCACCGAGATGTTCATACAACTCTCGCCCCCAGCGAAAGCGGTCGAAGGCGCTGCAACGTATGAATCGCTGACCAAAGCGGGCGCCTCGTTGTTAGCTTATGGCAATTTTTTGACCATTTTGATCAACTTCCTGATTCTCGCTTTTGTCATTTTTCAAATGATCAAGATGGTTAATCGCTTAAAAGGCCCAGCACCTGCCGAAACGCCCGCAGTCACACCAGAAGACATCGTGCTGCTGCGTGAAATTCGCGACAATCTAAAAAAATAA